A stretch of Saccharothrix texasensis DNA encodes these proteins:
- a CDS encoding SDR family NAD(P)-dependent oxidoreductase encodes MDLGLSGKRALVTGSSSGIGAAVADVLAAEGADVVVHGRDRDKLEAVADRVRGRGRRVDLALGDLSSDAGADEVVRAAAEGGPVDILVNNAGGTDLVPWFDAEPDLWAAAYQVNVVSAVRMIRAFVPAMRERGWGRVVQVGGGLATQPIAMQPQYSAALAARHNLAVSLARELKGTGVTSNVVSPGPIMVEYVRDWLARVGPERGWGTELPEIERRAAAEWVANDVGRYGTPEEVAAAVGYLASRQADYVTGSVLRVDGGFVAAVS; translated from the coding sequence GTGGATTTGGGGCTGAGCGGCAAGCGGGCGTTGGTGACCGGGTCGAGTTCCGGCATCGGCGCGGCGGTGGCCGACGTGCTGGCCGCCGAAGGCGCGGACGTCGTGGTCCACGGCCGCGACCGCGACAAGCTGGAGGCCGTGGCGGACCGGGTGCGCGGCCGCGGCCGGCGGGTCGACCTGGCGCTGGGCGACCTGTCGAGCGACGCCGGCGCGGACGAGGTGGTCCGCGCCGCGGCCGAGGGCGGACCGGTCGACATCCTGGTCAACAACGCGGGCGGCACCGACCTGGTGCCGTGGTTCGACGCGGAGCCGGACCTGTGGGCCGCCGCCTACCAGGTGAACGTGGTGTCCGCGGTGCGGATGATCCGCGCGTTCGTGCCCGCCATGCGGGAACGCGGGTGGGGTCGCGTGGTCCAGGTGGGCGGCGGCCTGGCCACCCAGCCGATCGCGATGCAGCCGCAGTACTCGGCGGCGCTGGCCGCCCGGCACAACCTCGCGGTGTCGCTGGCCCGCGAGCTGAAGGGCACGGGCGTGACGTCGAACGTCGTGTCCCCCGGGCCGATCATGGTCGAGTACGTGCGCGACTGGCTCGCGCGGGTCGGCCCGGAGCGCGGCTGGGGCACGGAGCTGCCGGAGATCGAACGCCGCGCGGCGGCGGAGTGGGTGGCCAACGACGTCGGTCGGTACGGCACCCCCGAGGAGGTGGCCGCGGCCGTCGGCTACCTGGCGAGCCGGCAGGCGGACTACGTGACCGGCTCGGTGCTGCGCGTCGACGGCGGCTTCGTGGCGGCGGTGTCGTGA
- a CDS encoding SDR family NAD(P)-dependent oxidoreductase, with the protein MKRTFVITGATDGIGAAVARALVSRGDHVVALGTNPRKGEALVGEADRAPGSLEFVQADLSLVSTNRRVVDRILDANPAIDGLVLCARYFRTYRRETAEGFEDNFALFYLSRLLFSYGLRPALEKTERPVIVNVAGPGHDTPIAWDDLQSTRRYDGVNAMFMTGRLDDLLGVTFAERHGDGPVRYVLFHPGTTSTGFVGEFDPPTAMYIEQQKAMAKPATEVVPPIVRLLDDPPAEPLTAFNMHTRMSVRSGLFSPKDAARLAELTDELLARVDG; encoded by the coding sequence TTGAAGAGGACATTCGTGATCACGGGCGCCACCGACGGCATCGGCGCGGCCGTGGCGCGGGCGCTGGTTTCCCGCGGGGACCACGTCGTGGCGCTCGGCACGAACCCCCGCAAGGGCGAAGCGCTGGTCGGCGAGGCGGACCGCGCCCCCGGCTCCCTGGAGTTCGTCCAGGCCGACCTGAGCCTGGTGTCGACCAACCGGCGCGTCGTCGACCGGATCCTGGACGCCAACCCGGCCATCGACGGCCTGGTGCTGTGCGCGCGCTACTTCCGCACCTACCGGCGTGAGACGGCGGAGGGCTTCGAGGACAACTTCGCGCTGTTCTACCTGAGCAGGCTGCTGTTCAGCTACGGGTTGCGGCCCGCGCTGGAGAAGACCGAGCGGCCGGTGATCGTCAACGTGGCGGGCCCGGGGCACGACACCCCGATCGCGTGGGACGACCTGCAGAGCACCCGCCGCTACGACGGCGTGAACGCGATGTTCATGACCGGGCGGCTGGACGACCTGCTCGGGGTGACGTTCGCGGAACGGCACGGCGACGGGCCGGTGCGCTACGTCCTGTTCCACCCCGGCACCACGTCCACCGGGTTCGTCGGCGAGTTCGACCCGCCGACCGCGATGTACATCGAGCAGCAGAAGGCGATGGCGAAACCGGCCACCGAGGTCGTGCCGCCGATCGTGCGACTGCTGGACGACCCGCCGGCCGAGCCGCTCACCGCGTTCAACATGCACACCCGGATGAGCGTGCGCAGCGGGCTGTTCTCGCCCAAGGACGCGGCTCGACTGGCCGAGCTGACCGACGAACTGCTGGCACGCGTCGACGGATAA
- a CDS encoding TIGR03621 family F420-dependent LLM class oxidoreductase — MTTVHDRPFRFGVGLFTPVERAEWVAKARLAEELGYDVVHVSDHLGMPAPLPTLLLAAEATERIRVGTLVLNTTFYEPAVLARDIGTIDRYSGGRVEVGLGAGYERGQFDAAGLPWAPAAERVAHLERTVDRLKASAGPPVMVAGRGDRVLRLAAERADVIAFTGTKRVRDGEGLKLGTVEELTDRVEFVHAHLGDRVHDVELNIPVHRVLLPGAEHVIADVWQNDLELTVDQLVELPSMLIGTPEECVEQLHEARKRFGISYFSVLEPEMMSFSRVIEAMR, encoded by the coding sequence GTGACCACCGTGCACGACCGGCCGTTCCGCTTCGGCGTCGGCCTCTTCACGCCCGTCGAGCGAGCCGAGTGGGTGGCCAAGGCCAGGCTCGCCGAGGAGTTGGGCTACGACGTGGTGCACGTGTCCGACCACCTCGGGATGCCCGCGCCGCTGCCGACCCTGCTGCTCGCCGCCGAGGCCACCGAGCGCATCCGCGTCGGCACGCTCGTGCTGAACACGACGTTCTACGAGCCGGCGGTGCTCGCCCGCGACATCGGGACCATCGACCGCTACTCGGGGGGCCGCGTCGAGGTGGGTCTCGGCGCGGGCTACGAGCGCGGCCAGTTCGACGCGGCGGGGCTGCCCTGGGCCCCCGCCGCCGAACGGGTCGCGCACCTGGAGCGCACCGTCGACCGGCTCAAGGCGTCGGCGGGCCCGCCGGTCATGGTCGCCGGTCGCGGCGACCGGGTGCTGCGGCTGGCCGCCGAGCGCGCCGACGTCATCGCGTTCACCGGCACCAAGCGCGTCCGGGACGGTGAGGGGCTCAAACTGGGCACCGTCGAGGAGTTGACCGATCGCGTGGAATTCGTGCACGCGCACCTCGGTGATCGCGTGCACGACGTCGAACTCAACATTCCCGTGCACCGCGTATTGCTGCCGGGGGCCGAACACGTGATCGCCGACGTGTGGCAGAATGATCTAGAGCTCACGGTCGACCAGCTCGTCGAGTTGCCGTCAATGCTGATCGGCACACCCGAAGAATGCGTGGAGCAACTGCACGAGGCGCGCAAGCGATTCGGCATCTCCTACTTCAGCGTCCTCGAACCCGAGATGATGTCCTTCTCCCGGGTCATCGAGGCGATGCGTTGA
- a CDS encoding NADPH-dependent FMN reductase, producing MTGEPLTLLVVVGSVRDGRFAPTAARWFATVARTHPDFRVELLDLLNYPLPLVLPEPGRRPDPGTAKVRDALAAKLAAADAFVVVTPEYNHAPPAALKNAIDWFNAEWNAKPVGFVSYGGAGAGLRAVEHLRQVFAELHATTVRESVSFTNVWDLFADGAPRDATGSEAAAKVMLDRLAWWGSALRAARAARPY from the coding sequence ATGACCGGAGAACCGCTCACCCTCCTCGTCGTCGTGGGCAGCGTCCGCGACGGCCGGTTCGCGCCGACCGCCGCGCGGTGGTTCGCGACCGTCGCCCGCACCCACCCGGACTTCCGGGTCGAGCTGCTCGACCTGCTGAACTACCCGCTGCCGCTCGTGCTGCCGGAGCCGGGCAGGCGACCGGACCCCGGCACGGCGAAGGTGCGCGACGCGCTGGCGGCCAAGCTCGCCGCCGCCGACGCGTTCGTCGTGGTCACCCCCGAGTACAACCACGCGCCGCCCGCCGCGCTGAAGAACGCGATCGACTGGTTCAACGCCGAGTGGAACGCCAAGCCGGTCGGGTTCGTGTCCTACGGCGGCGCGGGCGCGGGCCTGCGCGCGGTCGAGCACCTCCGGCAGGTGTTCGCCGAACTGCACGCCACGACCGTCCGCGAGTCCGTGAGCTTCACCAACGTGTGGGACCTCTTCGCCGACGGCGCGCCGCGTGACGCGACCGGCAGCGAGGCGGCGGCGAAGGTGATGCTCGACCGGCTCGCCTGGTGGGGCTCGGCACTGCGCGCGGCGCGGGCCGCGCGCCCGTACTGA
- a CDS encoding MFS transporter gives MRDGVVWDRKAWALLFVLSGNMLLDALEVAVVLPALTPLGAGFATTTSDAQWVMSGFALGFALLLVPGPHLAARIGRKELYLGAMLVFAAASVVAGLTDSFGVLVATRVVKGLCAALTAPAGLAIIVAVFDGPARRRAVSVYSLFGAAGFTSGLLLSGVLSAHDWHWTFLFPAPVALVLFAAGLRVIPRAPAEPPPPLDRVVLRDGSLLRAGFGAAVLNGTYIGLMLLVTTQLAHLAPWQLALALLPASLPLVLAAPHGARLVRRFGTARLIAAGALCSSAGNALYLARPEPEPYATALLPVLLLVEAGFVLSFVALNLQATATVPADRRAAAVPVYQTFVQLGSTVSLPLVALLLTTGGPRAAMALVTAAAAVGAAVALTGLRSTTTGKVPS, from the coding sequence GTGCGTGACGGCGTCGTGTGGGACCGCAAGGCGTGGGCGCTGCTGTTCGTCCTCTCGGGCAACATGCTGCTCGACGCCCTGGAGGTCGCCGTGGTGCTCCCGGCGCTGACTCCCCTCGGCGCCGGGTTCGCCACCACGACCTCGGACGCGCAGTGGGTGATGAGCGGCTTCGCGCTCGGGTTCGCGCTGCTGCTCGTCCCCGGTCCCCACCTCGCCGCCCGCATCGGCCGCAAGGAGCTCTACCTGGGCGCGATGCTGGTGTTCGCGGCGGCGTCCGTGGTCGCGGGCCTCACCGACTCGTTCGGCGTGCTCGTCGCGACCCGCGTGGTGAAGGGCCTCTGCGCCGCGCTCACCGCGCCCGCCGGGCTGGCGATCATCGTGGCGGTGTTCGACGGCCCGGCCCGGCGGCGCGCGGTCTCGGTCTACTCGCTGTTCGGCGCGGCCGGTTTCACCTCGGGCCTGCTGCTGTCCGGCGTGCTGAGCGCGCACGACTGGCACTGGACGTTCCTGTTCCCCGCGCCGGTCGCGCTGGTGCTGTTCGCCGCCGGCCTGCGGGTGATCCCCCGCGCGCCCGCCGAGCCGCCGCCGCCGCTCGACCGGGTCGTCCTGCGCGACGGCTCGCTGCTGCGCGCCGGGTTCGGCGCGGCCGTGCTGAACGGCACCTACATCGGGCTGATGCTGCTGGTCACCACGCAGCTCGCGCACCTCGCGCCGTGGCAGCTCGCGCTCGCCCTGCTGCCCGCCAGCCTGCCGCTCGTCCTCGCCGCGCCGCACGGCGCGCGGCTCGTGCGCCGGTTCGGCACGGCCCGGCTGATCGCGGCCGGCGCGCTGTGCTCGTCGGCGGGCAACGCCCTCTACCTCGCGCGGCCGGAACCCGAGCCGTACGCCACCGCCCTGCTGCCGGTGCTGCTGCTGGTCGAGGCCGGGTTCGTGCTGTCGTTCGTCGCGCTGAACCTCCAGGCCACCGCGACGGTCCCGGCCGACCGGCGCGCCGCCGCCGTGCCCGTCTACCAGACGTTCGTGCAGCTCGGCTCGACCGTGTCGCTGCCGTTGGTCGCGCTGCTGCTCACCACCGGCGGACCGCGGGCGGCGATGGCGCTGGTCACCGCCGCCGCGGCGGTCGGGGCCGCCGTCGCCCTCACCGGCCTCCGCTCGACCACCACCGGAAAGGTCCCGTCATGA
- a CDS encoding LLM class flavin-dependent oxidoreductase has protein sequence MDVGFLFDLRNPAQWARPWADHYARSLELCEEADRLGANGVWFTEHHLFPDGYLPQPLTFAAAAAARTHNVRIGTAVTLPALRHPAHLAEEAAVVDLVSGGRLELGMGAGYRVPEFELVGAEHSRRFAETERVIREVQRLWREGGITPLPVQDPVPLWGGFYGPRGARIAGRLGIGLLHISPEMFRHYRDGLVEGGHDPASARVSDLLPVLLADDPDAAWARVAPHLAHQMNTYRQLSVEGTGAPVPPPLEPGEFRDRREDGPWGALEIMTPAEAAARILERTRGLPVEHLIFWASVGAMPDDLVVRHLELVSRELAPLLDKAPARA, from the coding sequence ATGGACGTCGGCTTTCTCTTCGACCTGCGCAACCCCGCGCAGTGGGCACGGCCCTGGGCGGACCACTACGCGCGCAGCCTGGAGCTGTGCGAGGAGGCCGACCGGCTCGGCGCGAACGGCGTGTGGTTCACCGAGCACCACCTGTTCCCCGACGGCTACCTGCCCCAGCCGTTGACGTTCGCCGCCGCGGCCGCGGCACGCACCCACAACGTCCGCATCGGCACCGCCGTCACCCTGCCCGCGCTCCGCCACCCCGCGCACCTGGCGGAGGAGGCGGCCGTGGTGGACCTCGTCAGCGGCGGACGCCTGGAGCTCGGCATGGGCGCCGGCTACCGCGTGCCCGAGTTCGAGCTGGTCGGCGCGGAGCACAGCCGCCGGTTCGCCGAGACCGAACGCGTCATCCGCGAGGTCCAGCGGCTGTGGCGGGAGGGCGGCATCACCCCGCTGCCGGTGCAGGACCCGGTCCCGCTGTGGGGCGGCTTCTACGGCCCGCGCGGCGCGCGCATCGCCGGCCGGCTCGGCATCGGGCTGCTGCACATCTCGCCCGAGATGTTCCGGCACTACCGCGACGGGCTGGTCGAGGGCGGCCACGACCCGGCGTCGGCCCGGGTGTCCGACCTGCTGCCCGTGCTGCTCGCCGACGACCCGGACGCGGCCTGGGCCCGCGTGGCGCCGCACCTCGCGCACCAGATGAACACCTACCGGCAGCTGTCCGTCGAGGGCACGGGCGCGCCGGTGCCGCCACCGCTGGAGCCGGGGGAGTTCCGCGACCGCCGCGAGGACGGTCCGTGGGGCGCGCTGGAGATCATGACGCCCGCCGAGGCCGCCGCGCGCATCCTCGAACGCACCCGCGGCCTGCCGGTCGAGCACCTGATCTTCTGGGCCAGCGTCGGCGCGATGCCCGACGACCTGGTGGTCCGGCACCTGGAACTGGTCAGCCGCGAGCTGGCCCCGCTGCTGGACAAGGCGCCCGCCCGTGCGTGA
- a CDS encoding acyl-CoA carboxylase epsilon subunit, with translation MSESDPLPALLLRVEKGDPDPVELAALAAVLRLRAAVVVVSEEVPRRSARWRRPERVAGFAGARTWRN, from the coding sequence ATGAGCGAGTCCGACCCGCTCCCCGCACTGCTGCTGCGCGTGGAGAAGGGCGATCCCGACCCGGTGGAGCTGGCGGCGTTGGCGGCCGTCCTGCGGTTGCGGGCGGCGGTCGTCGTCGTGTCGGAAGAGGTGCCACGGCGGTCGGCGCGGTGGCGCAGGCCCGAGCGCGTCGCGGGCTTCGCGGGCGCGCGCACCTGGCGGAACTGA
- a CDS encoding acyl-CoA carboxylase subunit beta, translating into MTTVREPGTHVDRIDELAAVKELGRVGVDPRATERQHAKGKLTAHERIELLLDKGSFTEVEPLRRHRATGFGLEAKRPHGDGVVAGWGAVEGRRVFVYAHDFRAFGGALGEAHAQKIHKVMDLAIAAGAPLVSLNDGAGARIQEGVSALAGYGGIFQRNVRASGVIPQISVMLGPCAGGAAYSPALTDFAFMVRGISQMFITGPDVVRTVTGEEISMEGLGGAEVHGGTSGVAHFVYDDEESCLADVRLLLSMLPANNRELPPVVRGDDPVDRRGDGLLDVVPVDGARSYDVRDVIEEIVDDGHHFEVHALWAPNLVCAFARLDGQLVGIVASQPAVLAGVLDIRASEKGARFVQFCDSFNIPLLTLVDVPGFLPGVGQEHDGIIRRGAKLLYAFCNATVPRVSVVLRKAYGGAYIVMDSRSIGADLAYAWPTNEIAVMGADAAADVVFRREIAASSDPARTRQEMIDRYRGELAHPFYAAERGLVDDVIDPRRTREVLIRAFAMLEAKDADLPRRKHGNPPQ; encoded by the coding sequence ATGACGACAGTCCGCGAACCGGGGACCCACGTCGACCGGATCGACGAGTTGGCCGCGGTGAAGGAGCTGGGCAGGGTCGGCGTCGACCCGCGTGCCACCGAACGGCAGCACGCGAAGGGCAAGCTGACCGCGCACGAGCGGATCGAGCTGTTGCTGGACAAGGGCAGCTTCACCGAGGTGGAGCCGCTGCGCAGGCACCGGGCCACCGGGTTCGGGCTGGAGGCCAAGCGCCCGCACGGCGACGGGGTGGTCGCCGGCTGGGGCGCGGTCGAGGGCAGGCGCGTGTTCGTCTACGCGCACGACTTCCGCGCGTTCGGCGGCGCGCTCGGCGAGGCCCACGCCCAGAAGATCCACAAGGTGATGGACCTGGCCATCGCGGCGGGCGCGCCGCTGGTGTCGTTGAACGACGGCGCGGGCGCCCGCATCCAGGAGGGGGTGTCCGCGCTCGCGGGCTACGGCGGCATCTTCCAGCGCAACGTGCGCGCGTCCGGGGTGATCCCGCAGATCAGCGTGATGCTCGGGCCGTGCGCCGGTGGGGCCGCGTACTCGCCCGCGTTGACCGACTTCGCGTTCATGGTGCGGGGCATCTCGCAGATGTTCATCACCGGGCCGGACGTGGTGCGCACGGTGACCGGCGAAGAGATATCCATGGAAGGGCTGGGCGGCGCGGAGGTGCACGGCGGCACGTCCGGGGTGGCGCACTTCGTCTACGACGACGAGGAGAGCTGCCTGGCCGACGTCCGGCTGCTGCTGTCCATGCTGCCCGCCAACAACCGCGAGCTGCCGCCCGTGGTGCGCGGTGACGACCCGGTGGACCGGCGTGGCGACGGGCTGCTCGACGTGGTGCCGGTGGACGGCGCGCGGTCCTACGACGTGCGGGACGTGATCGAGGAGATCGTCGACGACGGCCACCACTTCGAGGTGCACGCGCTGTGGGCGCCGAACCTCGTGTGCGCGTTCGCCCGGTTGGACGGGCAGCTGGTCGGGATCGTGGCCAGCCAACCGGCCGTGCTCGCCGGGGTGCTGGACATCCGGGCCAGCGAGAAGGGCGCGCGGTTCGTCCAGTTCTGCGACTCGTTCAACATCCCGTTGCTGACGCTGGTGGACGTGCCCGGTTTCCTGCCGGGGGTGGGCCAGGAGCACGACGGCATCATCCGGCGCGGGGCGAAGCTGCTGTACGCGTTCTGCAACGCGACCGTGCCCCGGGTGTCCGTGGTGCTGCGGAAGGCTTACGGCGGCGCGTACATCGTGATGGACTCGCGGTCGATCGGCGCGGACCTCGCCTACGCCTGGCCCACCAACGAGATCGCGGTGATGGGCGCGGACGCGGCGGCGGACGTCGTGTTCCGCCGGGAGATCGCCGCGTCCTCGGATCCCGCGCGCACCAGGCAGGAGATGATCGACCGGTACCGCGGCGAGCTGGCGCACCCGTTCTACGCGGCCGAGCGCGGCCTGGTGGACGACGTGATCGACCCGCGCCGAACGCGCGAAGTGCTGATCCGCGCTTTCGCGATGCTGGAGGCCAAAGACGCCGACCTGCCGCGCCGCAAGCACGGCAACCCGCCGCAATGA
- a CDS encoding SDR family oxidoreductase, protein MDTDVVVVGAGPVGLLLAGDLCAGGARVTVLERLTEPTTESRASTLHARTMDVLAERGVLEALGGLPPGGPGHFGGLRLDLTAADPGHRFAGQWKCPQAALEKVLGERAARLGARVLRGRELTDLVELDDHVVAVAGGDRITAAYLVGCDGEESAVRVLAGFDFPGRDATLEMLRADVEGVDLPDRRFERHPNGLATAHRWPDGSTRVMVHVFGSTPVPRTGAPTFAEVVEAWAAVTGEDIGGGRPRWLNAFGNTRRQAATYRRGRVLLAGDAAHRQMPVGGQALNLGLQDAAELGHRLSARLAGGDDGPLEHYDAVRHAAGARTLTNIQAQALLLLGGPEVEPLREVFGELMRFDAVQAHLAGMVSGLGTPHAPQDTPQEGTTMGKLDGKTALVTGASRGIGRATAQRLAEEGALVAVHYASNDEAAAETVALIEKDGGRAFAVRAELGVPGDVHELFLGLERGLRERTGATTLDIVVNNAAAQTAAGLAPEDVTPEDFDRLMAVNAKAPFFIVQRASSSLADGGRIINISSGVTRVANPEQLAYSMSKGALEQLSLHMARHLAARRITVNTVAPGITDNGSPVFDIPEAVEAMSQLSAFKQVAKADDVANVVAFLATEDARWITGAFIDASGGTLLG, encoded by the coding sequence ATGGACACCGACGTCGTCGTGGTGGGGGCGGGCCCGGTCGGCCTGCTGCTCGCGGGCGACCTGTGCGCGGGCGGCGCGCGGGTCACCGTGCTGGAGCGGCTGACCGAGCCCACCACCGAGTCCCGCGCCTCGACCCTGCACGCCCGCACCATGGACGTGCTGGCCGAGCGGGGCGTGCTGGAGGCGCTCGGCGGGCTGCCGCCGGGCGGCCCCGGCCACTTCGGCGGCCTGCGGCTCGACCTGACCGCGGCCGACCCGGGCCACCGCTTCGCCGGGCAGTGGAAGTGCCCGCAGGCCGCCCTGGAGAAGGTGCTGGGCGAGCGCGCGGCCCGGCTGGGCGCGCGGGTGCTGCGCGGCCGGGAGCTGACCGACCTCGTCGAACTCGACGACCACGTCGTCGCGGTGGCCGGTGGAGACCGGATCACCGCCGCCTACCTGGTCGGCTGCGACGGCGAGGAGAGCGCCGTGCGGGTGCTCGCCGGGTTCGACTTCCCCGGCCGGGACGCCACGCTGGAGATGCTGCGGGCCGACGTCGAGGGCGTCGACCTCCCGGACCGGCGGTTCGAACGGCACCCGAACGGCCTGGCCACCGCCCACCGCTGGCCCGACGGCAGCACCCGCGTCATGGTGCACGTGTTCGGCTCCACGCCCGTGCCGCGCACCGGCGCGCCGACGTTCGCCGAGGTGGTCGAGGCGTGGGCGGCGGTCACCGGCGAGGACATCGGCGGCGGGCGACCCAGGTGGCTCAACGCGTTCGGCAACACCCGCCGGCAGGCCGCGACCTACCGGCGGGGCCGGGTGCTGCTCGCGGGCGACGCCGCGCACCGGCAGATGCCGGTCGGCGGCCAGGCGCTCAACCTCGGCCTCCAGGACGCCGCCGAGCTCGGGCACCGGCTGTCGGCCCGGCTCGCGGGCGGCGACGACGGACCGCTGGAGCACTACGACGCCGTCCGGCACGCCGCGGGCGCCCGGACGCTGACCAACATCCAGGCGCAGGCGCTGCTGCTGCTCGGCGGCCCCGAGGTGGAGCCGCTGCGCGAGGTCTTCGGCGAGCTCATGCGCTTCGACGCCGTGCAGGCGCACCTCGCCGGGATGGTCAGCGGCCTGGGCACGCCGCACGCACCACAGGACACACCTCAGGAGGGGACCACGATGGGCAAGCTCGACGGCAAGACCGCGCTGGTCACCGGCGCCAGCCGGGGCATCGGACGGGCCACCGCGCAGCGGCTGGCCGAGGAGGGCGCGCTGGTCGCCGTCCACTACGCGAGCAACGACGAGGCCGCGGCCGAGACCGTCGCGCTCATCGAGAAGGACGGCGGGCGCGCGTTCGCGGTGCGGGCGGAGCTGGGCGTGCCCGGCGACGTGCACGAGCTGTTCCTCGGCCTGGAGCGGGGACTTCGCGAGCGCACGGGCGCCACGACGTTGGACATCGTGGTGAACAACGCGGCGGCGCAGACCGCGGCGGGGCTCGCGCCGGAGGACGTCACGCCGGAGGACTTCGACCGGCTGATGGCGGTCAACGCCAAGGCGCCGTTCTTCATCGTGCAGCGCGCGTCGTCGTCGTTGGCCGACGGCGGGCGGATCATCAACATCTCGTCCGGCGTCACGAGGGTCGCCAACCCGGAGCAGCTGGCGTACTCGATGAGCAAGGGCGCGCTCGAGCAGCTGTCGCTGCACATGGCCCGCCACCTCGCGGCGCGCCGCATCACGGTGAACACCGTGGCGCCGGGCATCACCGACAACGGCAGCCCCGTGTTCGACATCCCGGAGGCCGTCGAGGCGATGTCGCAGCTGTCGGCGTTCAAGCAGGTCGCGAAGGCGGACGACGTCGCGAACGTGGTGGCGTTCCTGGCCACGGAGGACGCGCGCTGGATCACCGGCGCGTTCATCGACGCCAGCGGCGGCACCCTGCTGGGTTGA
- a CDS encoding aromatase/cyclase, translating into MTGFPVREVEHEITVQAPPADVYRMLAEVENWPRLFPPSVYVDYVERDGHHERIRIWATANGEPKNWTSRRELDPDNLRITFAQEVSSPPVAEMSGTWVVEPQGDQTRLRLLHSYRAIDDDPEGLAWIDEAVDRNSKAELPSLKANVELATRTAELTLSFVDTVTVDGAAKDVYDFVNDAGRWTERLPHVASVVLTEDTPGLQVLRMETLTKDGSSHTTESVRVCFPHHKIAYKQTTLPALMTLHTGYWTFEEDENGVTTASSQHTVVINADNIAKVLGPDAGVAEARAFVRDALGNNSRATLGHAKAYAEQRR; encoded by the coding sequence ATGACCGGCTTCCCGGTCCGCGAGGTCGAGCACGAGATCACCGTGCAGGCGCCGCCCGCGGACGTCTACCGCATGCTCGCCGAGGTGGAGAACTGGCCGAGGCTGTTCCCGCCCTCGGTGTACGTGGACTACGTGGAGCGCGACGGCCACCACGAGCGCATCCGGATCTGGGCCACGGCCAACGGCGAGCCGAAGAACTGGACCTCGCGCCGGGAGCTCGACCCGGACAACCTGCGCATCACGTTCGCGCAGGAGGTGTCGTCGCCGCCGGTGGCGGAGATGAGCGGCACCTGGGTCGTCGAGCCGCAGGGCGACCAGACCCGGTTGCGCCTGCTGCACAGCTACCGCGCGATCGACGACGACCCCGAGGGGCTGGCCTGGATCGACGAGGCGGTGGACCGCAACAGCAAGGCCGAGCTGCCGTCGTTGAAGGCCAACGTCGAGCTGGCCACCCGCACCGCCGAGCTGACCCTGTCCTTCGTGGACACCGTCACGGTCGACGGCGCGGCCAAGGACGTCTACGACTTCGTCAACGACGCCGGCCGGTGGACCGAGCGCCTGCCGCACGTGGCGTCGGTGGTGCTGACCGAGGACACGCCGGGCTTGCAGGTGCTGCGGATGGAGACGCTCACCAAGGACGGCTCCTCGCACACCACCGAGTCGGTCCGGGTCTGCTTCCCGCACCACAAGATCGCCTACAAGCAGACCACCCTGCCCGCGCTGATGACCCTGCACACCGGCTACTGGACGTTCGAGGAGGACGAGAACGGCGTCACCACGGCGTCCTCCCAGCACACCGTGGTGATCAACGCGGACAACATCGCCAAGGTGCTCGGACCGGACGCGGGCGTGGCCGAGGCGAGGGCGTTCGTCCGGGACGCGCTGGGCAACAACAGCCGGGCGACGCTCGGCCACGCCAAGGCCTACGCGGAACAGCGGCGCTGA
- the fabG gene encoding 3-oxoacyl-ACP reductase FabG: protein MTGNGKVALVTGATSGIGLATARLLAEQGHRVFLCARGEDALLRTVKDLQDEGLDVDGTTGDVREKADIRRVVQAAVDRYGPIDVLVNNAGRSGGGVTADIEDDLWLDVIATNLTSVFLVTREVLTTGGMRGKDRGRIINIASTAGKQGVVLGAPYSASKHGVVGFTKALGNELAPTGITVNAVCPGYVETPMAQRVRQGYAAAYGTTEEAIMEKFTAKIPLGRYSTPEEVAGLVGYLASDPAGSITAQALNVCGGLGNF, encoded by the coding sequence ATGACCGGGAACGGAAAGGTCGCGCTGGTCACCGGCGCGACGAGCGGCATCGGCCTGGCGACCGCGCGGCTGCTCGCCGAGCAGGGCCACCGGGTCTTCCTGTGCGCACGCGGCGAGGACGCGCTGCTGCGCACCGTCAAGGACCTCCAGGACGAGGGTCTCGACGTGGACGGCACGACCGGCGACGTGCGCGAGAAGGCCGACATCCGGCGCGTCGTGCAGGCCGCCGTGGACCGCTACGGCCCGATCGACGTGCTGGTGAACAACGCCGGCCGCAGCGGCGGCGGCGTGACCGCCGACATCGAGGACGACCTGTGGCTCGACGTCATCGCCACCAACCTCACCAGCGTCTTCCTGGTCACCCGCGAGGTGCTCACCACCGGCGGCATGCGCGGCAAGGACCGCGGCCGGATCATCAACATCGCCTCCACGGCGGGCAAGCAGGGCGTGGTGCTCGGCGCGCCGTACTCGGCGTCCAAGCACGGCGTCGTCGGGTTCACCAAGGCCCTGGGCAACGAGCTCGCGCCGACCGGCATCACGGTCAACGCAGTCTGCCCCGGCTACGTGGAAACGCCGATGGCGCAACGGGTCCGGCAGGGCTACGCGGCGGCGTACGGCACCACCGAGGAGGCGATCATGGAGAAGTTCACCGCCAAGATCCCGCTCGGCCGGTACTCCACGCCCGAGGAGGTGGCCGGCCTGGTCGGCTACCTGGCCTCCGACCCGGCCGGCTCGATCACCGCGCAGGCGCTGAACGTCTGCGGCGGCCTGGGCAACTTCTGA